CGGTGTGGCAGGTTCTTTATTCTCTTATGTGACAAACTTTATCAGTCCTTCCACGTTTACATTCCTGCTGAGCGTGAATGCCGTCATCATGGTGGTTCTCGGTGGCATGGGTAGTATGACAGGTTCGATAGCGGCGGCTGTGTTTATCACCGCGATGCCGGAGCTTCTGCGCTCTTTGCAGGATATTACCGGTATCGACCTACGCATGGTGATTTATTCTTTATTGCTGATTCTTGTAATGATTCTTCGACCTAAAGGCCTCTTCGGCGAAAATGAAATCACCGACATTTGGAGAAAATATGTCCGCAAATCTGCTTGAAGTGAAAAACATCACCATGCAGTTCGGCGGTCTCAAGGCCGTGGACTCGCTTTCGTTTTCAATTCCAAAGGGACAGCTGGCGGGATTGATCGGCCCGAATGGCGCCGGCAAAACGACGGTCTTTAATATGCTGACCGGTGTTTACCAGCCAACAAAAGGCGAAATCCTTTTGAATGGCGAAAATCTGGTAGGCAAGAAGCCTTATCAGATCTCGCATCTCGGAATGACTCGCACGTTTCAGAATATCCGTTTGTTTAAGAGTCTCACGGTGCTTGAAAACGTTTTGATCGCGACTCATCAGCACATCAGTTACGGTTTGCGTGACTCTGTCTTGTTGACGAAGAAATTTCAAACGCAAGAAGCTGACATGCACGACAAAGCGATGTCGCTCTTAAAAATATTCCATCTTGAAAGCAAAGCTCAGGAAAAGGCCGGATCACTGCCCTACGGTGAGCAGCGCAAGCTTGAAATCGTTCGCGCCATGGCAACGGATCCAAGCCTGATTTTACTGGATGAGCCGGCCGCCGGGATGAATCACTCTGAAACTCATCATTTGATGGAGACTATTGCTAAGATCCGCCAAGATTTCAAACTGACGATTCTTTTGATTGAACACGATATGAAACTTGTGATGGGTATCTGTGAAAACATCACGGTGATCGATCACGGTGTAAAAATCGAAGAAGGTGCGGCGAAGAAGATCCAAACTTCTGAAAAAGTTATTCAAGCCTACTTGGGAGTCGAAGCATGAGCCGCGTCCTAATGAGCGTACAAAAT
The sequence above is drawn from the Bdellovibrionales bacterium genome and encodes:
- a CDS encoding ABC transporter ATP-binding protein, whose product is MSANLLEVKNITMQFGGLKAVDSLSFSIPKGQLAGLIGPNGAGKTTVFNMLTGVYQPTKGEILLNGENLVGKKPYQISHLGMTRTFQNIRLFKSLTVLENVLIATHQHISYGLRDSVLLTKKFQTQEADMHDKAMSLLKIFHLESKAQEKAGSLPYGEQRKLEIVRAMATDPSLILLDEPAAGMNHSETHHLMETIAKIRQDFKLTILLIEHDMKLVMGICENITVIDHGVKIEEGAAKKIQTSEKVIQAYLGVEA